From Chryseobacterium sp. H1D6B, a single genomic window includes:
- a CDS encoding peptide MFS transporter, with protein sequence MKTKHPKGLPFLFFTEMWERFGYYLILGIFVLYVIEPTGSKGGLGLPDKTADDIFGTYIALTYLTPFIGGFLADRVLGYIKSIYLGGILMAAGYIGMGVFKDLPLFYGSLALIIVGNGFFKPTISTLLGNLYSEEPYKANKDSGYNIFYMGINIGAFICNIIAAFMRNKFGWGEAFITAGVGMLIGMVIFTIGRKHYIHAAQMKPVQEGDTKLSEILLKVFLPAIVAGAIGWFIPGNIFGSDSTDAFIFACIPVIYFYASLYFKAKPEEKTSIGALLSVFMISMFFWAVFKQNGTALTRWANYYTDRSVPASLEKPLEGIYMVEGKSYKDKEVPVYNEQYQSQKDKDGNPVKTTGKDIYFKNITPEQRAALDKNPEKEVFLYNTELFQSINPFWVIALTPLVVGFWALLRKKGKEPMTPTKIVLGLFISALSCLVMVLAVMAGQNGAVKVSALWLVAGYGVITVGELCLSPMGLSFVSKLSPARLTALMMGGFFLANSVGNKLSGILASTWYNYDNKMNYFLVNFALLIFATLLGLSMLKRLNKIMKEKGH encoded by the coding sequence ATGAAGACTAAGCATCCTAAAGGCCTGCCTTTTCTCTTTTTCACTGAAATGTGGGAACGTTTCGGGTATTATCTGATTCTCGGAATTTTTGTTCTTTATGTAATTGAACCCACCGGTTCAAAAGGAGGTCTTGGGCTTCCTGACAAAACTGCTGATGATATTTTCGGAACTTACATCGCATTGACCTATCTTACCCCTTTCATCGGCGGATTTTTAGCTGATAGAGTTTTAGGATATATCAAATCAATTTATTTAGGAGGTATTTTAATGGCAGCCGGATATATCGGGATGGGAGTTTTCAAAGATCTTCCTTTATTTTATGGGTCTTTAGCATTGATCATTGTTGGAAATGGTTTCTTTAAACCTACTATTTCTACCCTTTTAGGAAATCTTTATTCTGAAGAACCTTATAAAGCCAATAAAGACTCAGGATACAATATTTTCTATATGGGAATTAATATCGGAGCTTTTATCTGTAATATTATTGCTGCATTTATGCGTAATAAATTTGGATGGGGAGAAGCCTTTATCACCGCTGGAGTCGGGATGCTGATCGGGATGGTTATTTTTACAATCGGAAGAAAACATTATATCCATGCAGCACAGATGAAGCCTGTGCAAGAGGGAGATACCAAGCTTTCTGAAATTCTACTAAAAGTTTTCCTTCCTGCCATTGTAGCCGGAGCCATAGGCTGGTTTATCCCCGGCAATATTTTCGGAAGCGACTCTACGGATGCATTTATTTTCGCTTGTATCCCTGTAATTTACTTCTATGCTTCTCTCTATTTCAAAGCTAAGCCTGAAGAAAAAACCTCAATCGGAGCATTATTATCCGTATTTATGATCAGTATGTTCTTCTGGGCTGTTTTCAAACAAAACGGAACGGCCTTAACCAGATGGGCTAATTATTATACAGACAGAAGTGTACCTGCATCCTTAGAAAAACCTTTGGAAGGTATTTATATGGTGGAAGGCAAGAGCTACAAAGATAAAGAAGTTCCTGTTTATAACGAACAGTATCAATCTCAAAAAGATAAAGACGGAAACCCCGTTAAAACTACTGGAAAGGATATTTATTTCAAAAACATCACTCCCGAACAGCGTGCTGCGCTTGATAAAAATCCTGAAAAGGAAGTGTTTTTATACAACACAGAATTATTCCAATCTATTAATCCATTTTGGGTTATTGCATTAACACCTCTTGTAGTAGGATTTTGGGCATTATTGAGAAAAAAAGGAAAAGAACCGATGACTCCGACAAAAATTGTCCTGGGATTATTCATTTCAGCGCTTTCATGTCTGGTGATGGTATTGGCAGTGATGGCTGGACAGAACGGAGCTGTAAAAGTATCGGCGTTATGGTTAGTTGCCGGATATGGAGTAATCACTGTGGGAGAATTATGTCTTTCACCGATGGGATTATCTTTTGTTTCTAAACTTTCTCCTGCAAGACTAACGGCATTAATGATGGGAGGCTTCTTCTTGGCCAATTCTGTAGGAAATAAACTATCCGGAATTTTGGCGAGTACATGGTATAACTATGACAATAAAATGAATTATTTCCTTGTCAACTTCGCTTTATTGATTTTTGCAACATTATTAGGACTTTCAATGTTGAAAAGATTGAATAAAATCATGAAGGAAAAAGGACATTAA
- a CDS encoding S9 family peptidase has translation MKKFLLTLTIAAAFQNLSAQEITLDKIYSGYYRGKGIAGITSMKNGENYLVIEPAGIAKYSYKTSQKEGNLVDGQFESYEFSDDESKILLLKESQPIYRHSFLGKFEVKDLKSGKVISIYDGKTVQEPRFSPDGSKLAFIADNNLFYQDLNSGKITQITQHGVKNKILNGLADWVYEEEFGHARLYEWTKNSDAIVFVKLDETEVPEIYIPIYGKSLYPVEMRYKYPKAGEKNSVVSAHIYQLSDGKKTKINLDNYKHYYIPNVVQTAKPDEIVLITSERIQNASDVLKVNTKTGAVQKLFTETDDKWIDTDSPTLEFLEDDSFLWGSERDGNRHLYWYDKDGKLKKQVTKGNWEVTEYYGFNPKSKQIYVQTTEKGSINKVVSKINIENGKSQLLSNAEGNNDANFSKNYNYFIETSSTAAKPYSYVLKDGNGKTIKELQNNDDQLKKLQADNFAVKEFITIPNDAGDQMNAWVMKPKNFDPNKKYPLFMFQYSGPGSQQVSNSWDNGNSLWFNHLVQKGYIVACVDGRGTGYKGAKFKKVTYMNLGKYEIEDQITAAKWFGTQSYVDKSRIGIFGWSFGGYMASLAMTKGADVFKTGIAVAPVTNWRYYDSVYTERFLRTPQENPDGYDKNSPTEFAGLLKGKFLLIHGTADDNVHFQNSMEFSEALIQNKKQFEFMAYPDKNHGIYGGQTRPQLYQKMTDFILENL, from the coding sequence ATGAAAAAATTCCTATTAACGCTTACCATTGCGGCAGCTTTTCAAAATCTGTCAGCTCAAGAAATCACTTTAGATAAAATATATTCAGGATATTACCGCGGTAAAGGTATCGCCGGAATAACTTCTATGAAAAATGGTGAAAACTATTTGGTAATAGAGCCTGCTGGAATCGCAAAATATTCTTATAAGACTTCTCAAAAAGAAGGAAACCTTGTAGACGGACAGTTTGAAAGCTATGAGTTTTCTGATGATGAATCTAAAATACTGCTGCTTAAAGAAAGCCAGCCGATTTACAGACATTCATTTTTAGGGAAATTTGAAGTAAAAGATTTAAAATCAGGAAAAGTTATTTCTATTTATGATGGAAAAACTGTTCAGGAACCAAGATTTTCACCAGATGGAAGCAAACTGGCATTTATTGCTGACAATAATTTATTCTATCAGGACTTAAACTCAGGAAAAATTACACAGATAACGCAGCATGGCGTTAAAAACAAAATATTAAATGGTCTGGCAGACTGGGTGTATGAAGAAGAATTCGGACACGCCCGATTGTATGAATGGACTAAAAATTCTGATGCAATTGTCTTTGTTAAATTGGATGAAACTGAAGTTCCGGAAATTTATATTCCCATCTATGGAAAATCTTTGTATCCAGTGGAAATGCGTTATAAATATCCTAAAGCAGGAGAAAAAAACTCCGTTGTTTCGGCTCATATTTATCAATTAAGTGATGGAAAAAAAACAAAGATTAATTTAGATAATTATAAACATTATTATATTCCAAACGTTGTTCAGACGGCAAAACCTGATGAGATTGTTTTAATTACTTCTGAAAGAATTCAAAATGCATCAGATGTTTTAAAAGTGAATACTAAAACAGGAGCAGTTCAGAAATTATTCACTGAAACTGACGATAAATGGATCGATACAGACAGTCCTACTCTAGAGTTTTTAGAAGATGATTCTTTCCTGTGGGGTTCTGAAAGAGACGGAAACCGTCACTTATACTGGTATGACAAAGACGGTAAATTGAAAAAACAGGTTACGAAAGGAAACTGGGAAGTAACTGAGTATTACGGATTCAATCCTAAATCAAAACAAATTTACGTTCAGACCACCGAAAAAGGAAGCATCAATAAAGTAGTTTCCAAAATCAATATTGAAAACGGAAAATCACAGCTGCTCTCTAATGCTGAAGGAAACAATGATGCAAATTTCAGTAAAAACTACAATTATTTCATAGAAACCTCTTCTACTGCTGCGAAGCCTTATTCTTATGTTTTAAAAGACGGAAACGGCAAAACAATAAAAGAACTTCAAAATAATGACGACCAGCTAAAAAAACTTCAGGCTGATAATTTCGCAGTAAAGGAATTTATTACAATTCCCAACGATGCAGGAGACCAGATGAACGCATGGGTAATGAAACCTAAAAACTTTGACCCGAATAAAAAGTATCCTTTATTTATGTTCCAGTATTCCGGACCAGGCTCTCAGCAGGTTTCCAATTCTTGGGATAACGGGAATTCTTTATGGTTCAACCATTTGGTTCAAAAAGGATACATCGTAGCTTGTGTAGACGGACGTGGAACAGGATATAAAGGAGCTAAATTCAAAAAAGTGACTTATATGAATTTAGGAAAATATGAGATTGAAGACCAAATAACTGCTGCAAAATGGTTTGGAACACAGTCTTATGTTGACAAAAGCAGAATCGGAATCTTCGGGTGGAGTTTCGGAGGGTATATGGCAAGTTTAGCCATGACAAAAGGAGCTGATGTTTTTAAAACAGGAATTGCCGTAGCACCGGTGACTAACTGGAGATATTACGACTCTGTATACACTGAAAGATTCTTGAGAACTCCTCAAGAAAACCCTGATGGATATGATAAAAATTCACCGACAGAATTTGCAGGTTTATTAAAAGGGAAATTCTTGTTAATCCACGGAACAGCAGATGACAACGTGCATTTCCAAAATTCTATGGAGTTTTCGGAAGCGCTGATTCAAAATAAAAAGCAGTTTGAATTTATGGCTTATCCGGATAAAAACCATGGAATCTACGGCGGACAGACAAGACCGCAACTGTATCAAAAAATGACTGATTTTATTTTAGAGAATTTGTAA
- a CDS encoding DUF6496 domain-containing protein: MSTTKYSEKAQDKVGKVMHEYKEGKLKSSSGEKVTSRKQAVAIGISEAREKGLKVPKEKKKKE; the protein is encoded by the coding sequence ATGAGCACTACAAAGTATTCAGAAAAAGCACAGGACAAAGTAGGAAAAGTAATGCATGAGTACAAAGAAGGGAAATTAAAATCCTCTTCGGGAGAAAAAGTGACAAGCAGAAAGCAGGCTGTGGCCATTGGTATTTCTGAGGCTAGAGAAAAAGGACTGAAAGTTCCTAAAGAGAAAAAGAAAAAAGAGTAA
- the glgP gene encoding alpha-glucan family phosphorylase, which translates to MDFKNFKIPYSINPKYSTRTAYFSMEFALEQVLKIYSGGLGFLAGSHMRSAYNLKQDLIGIGILWKFGYYDQARNHDQTLQPVWTRKMYNFLEDTGIKFQIEIHSAPVWVKVWYLDPEIFHTTPMFFLSTDVPENDHISKTICHKLYDANESTKLAQYILLGKGGAKLLDEMNIERDIYHLNEAHGLPAAFHLLKKYNGDLNKVREKLVFTTHTPEEAGNEKHNLKLCYDMSYFSDLSMEEAKKLEGADDDRFNHSLCALKMAKIANGVSQLHGAVSRAMWSKYSEICEITSITNAQEFKYWSDKTLYNAKDENDETAFDYRKKHLKKRLFKIVADQTGNLFNPNVFTIVWARRFAGYKRADLLLHDKERFYNLLNNPKYPVQIIWAGKPYPMDYSAISTFNTLVEESKNYKNMAVLTGYELALSKSLKQGSDLWLNNPRVPREASGTSGMSAAMNGSVNLSTDDGWIPEFAKHGENSFVVPKADYLNMSVYEQDNYDLNALYEILENEIIPTYYDNPNKWRKIQHNAMNDVKDQFNSDRMADEYYTILYNHRG; encoded by the coding sequence ATGGATTTTAAAAATTTTAAAATACCTTATAGTATCAATCCAAAATACTCAACAAGAACCGCCTATTTTTCAATGGAATTTGCCCTTGAACAGGTTTTAAAAATATATTCTGGAGGGCTGGGATTTTTAGCAGGTTCTCATATGAGAAGTGCTTATAATTTAAAACAAGACCTTATCGGAATAGGAATTCTTTGGAAATTCGGATATTATGACCAGGCCAGAAATCACGACCAGACTTTACAGCCCGTATGGACGAGAAAGATGTACAATTTTCTTGAGGATACAGGCATTAAGTTTCAAATTGAAATTCACAGCGCCCCGGTATGGGTTAAAGTATGGTATCTAGATCCCGAAATTTTCCATACAACTCCTATGTTTTTCCTTTCTACAGATGTTCCGGAAAATGATCATATTTCAAAAACGATCTGTCATAAATTATATGACGCCAACGAATCAACAAAATTAGCCCAGTATATTTTGCTGGGAAAAGGAGGTGCAAAATTATTGGATGAAATGAATATCGAAAGAGATATTTACCATCTTAACGAAGCCCACGGCCTTCCGGCAGCTTTCCATTTATTAAAAAAATACAACGGCGACCTCAATAAAGTAAGGGAAAAATTAGTTTTCACAACACATACTCCTGAAGAAGCAGGAAATGAAAAACATAATCTGAAATTATGCTATGACATGTCTTACTTTTCAGATTTAAGCATGGAGGAAGCAAAAAAACTGGAAGGAGCCGATGACGACCGCTTCAACCACTCGCTTTGTGCTTTGAAAATGGCTAAAATCGCCAACGGTGTTTCTCAGCTTCACGGAGCGGTTTCCAGAGCAATGTGGAGCAAATATTCAGAAATTTGTGAAATTACTTCTATTACCAACGCTCAGGAATTCAAATACTGGTCAGACAAAACATTATATAATGCTAAAGATGAAAATGACGAAACCGCATTTGACTACCGTAAAAAGCATTTGAAAAAGAGACTTTTCAAGATCGTTGCAGACCAGACTGGGAATTTATTTAATCCTAACGTATTCACGATTGTATGGGCTAGAAGATTTGCAGGCTACAAACGTGCCGACCTTCTTCTGCATGATAAAGAAAGATTTTATAACCTTTTAAATAATCCAAAATATCCGGTTCAGATCATCTGGGCAGGAAAACCTTACCCGATGGATTATTCTGCAATTTCCACATTTAATACTTTGGTTGAAGAAAGTAAAAACTACAAAAACATGGCAGTCTTAACAGGTTATGAATTAGCTCTCAGCAAGTCTTTAAAGCAAGGTTCTGATCTTTGGCTTAATAATCCTAGAGTACCGAGAGAAGCTTCAGGAACTTCAGGAATGAGTGCGGCCATGAACGGATCTGTAAATCTATCCACAGATGACGGATGGATTCCCGAATTTGCAAAACATGGAGAGAATTCCTTTGTAGTTCCAAAAGCTGACTATTTGAATATGAGCGTTTACGAGCAGGATAATTATGATTTAAATGCCTTATATGAAATTCTGGAAAACGAAATTATTCCGACCTATTATGACAATCCTAATAAATGGAGAAAAATTCAGCATAATGCCATGAATGATGTGAAAGATCAGTTCAACAGCGACAGGATGGCTGATGAATATTATACTATTCTTTATAATCACAGAGGATAA
- a CDS encoding T9SS type B sorting domain-containing protein yields the protein MEKFILLFLLFVSQLFFSQADCSTALAVCGNSSITYTPSGIGAVNETLGGCLQTEHNSTWYSFTIATGGTLTFEINPTGPVDYDWAIYGPNKTCATKGIPIRCSSNDGTTAGYPTGMNMTATDTTEGPGFGDGFVKYLDVLPGETYYLYVDNFSTTVFTFNLTWGGTATLASPFTNPAIQPHPFNPPGIPAANPADPREVIICANPIVFDFTTLSAGILNGNPNFTISYHTSQNDALTGNNGILVPQTVNTTAVYYYSISYTDPANPNNPINRCKQIGSFKFKDGTITANNATLTQCNNNNTGTGVFDLTTANVFGGTAAKKYYPTMNDLNAGTNEITNPTAYVSAEGVVYVKVTSQFGCTATAVITLKFYPPIVVTEATLRSCFIETNPSTASFNLTAATVTSQAGTTKKYYPSVTDAVNGTNEILNPTAYIAPNGVIYVKVLNAQGCYMIAKVILVVLPPVKSSVLTDKIICIEDKTTLDAGPGFNAYEWSTGATTQAVNNVGVGTYWVKLKTGDCITKQSVKVYASENPVITNVDIANSTVTVFVAGGTPPYKYSMDNINWQDSNVFNSVPRGDNMLYVKDAYDCEPIHIGIVVPNLVNVITPNGDGINDAVDYSALAGKQNLVLSIFDRYGNKVHQADKSNGYKWNGTTDSGRKVTTGNYWYSVTWNENDKMNTPFKFSGWIMVKNRD from the coding sequence ATGGAAAAATTTATACTTCTTTTTCTCTTATTTGTTTCCCAATTATTCTTTTCTCAGGCGGATTGTTCTACCGCGTTGGCCGTTTGCGGAAACTCAAGTATTACTTATACTCCTTCGGGAATTGGAGCTGTAAATGAAACACTAGGAGGATGCCTTCAGACAGAACATAATTCTACTTGGTATTCATTTACGATTGCTACAGGCGGTACACTCACCTTTGAGATCAATCCAACAGGGCCTGTGGATTATGACTGGGCTATTTATGGACCTAACAAAACTTGTGCAACTAAAGGAATACCCATTAGGTGTTCTTCTAATGACGGAACAACCGCCGGTTATCCTACCGGTATGAATATGACGGCTACGGATACTACAGAAGGGCCGGGTTTTGGAGATGGTTTTGTTAAATACCTTGATGTACTTCCCGGTGAAACTTATTATCTGTATGTTGATAATTTTTCAACTACCGTTTTTACGTTTAATTTAACCTGGGGAGGAACGGCAACTTTAGCTTCCCCGTTTACAAATCCTGCCATACAGCCTCATCCATTTAATCCTCCGGGAATTCCTGCTGCTAATCCGGCAGATCCTAGAGAAGTGATTATATGTGCCAATCCTATCGTTTTTGATTTCACTACATTATCCGCAGGTATTCTTAATGGAAACCCGAATTTTACTATAAGCTATCATACAAGCCAAAATGATGCTTTAACAGGGAATAATGGTATCCTTGTTCCTCAAACAGTAAATACTACCGCTGTTTATTATTACAGTATCAGCTATACAGATCCTGCGAATCCGAACAATCCTATCAATAGATGTAAACAGATAGGGAGTTTTAAATTTAAAGACGGTACTATTACAGCCAATAATGCGACACTGACCCAGTGTAATAACAACAATACAGGTACTGGCGTGTTTGACCTTACAACAGCTAATGTTTTTGGAGGTACTGCTGCTAAGAAGTATTATCCTACAATGAATGACCTGAATGCAGGAACTAATGAAATTACCAATCCTACAGCATATGTGTCTGCAGAAGGTGTTGTATATGTGAAAGTGACTTCACAATTTGGATGTACCGCCACTGCGGTGATCACTCTGAAATTCTATCCACCAATAGTAGTGACTGAGGCAACTTTAAGATCCTGCTTTATCGAAACTAATCCTTCAACAGCATCATTTAATCTTACTGCTGCAACAGTTACTTCACAGGCAGGAACTACTAAAAAATATTATCCTTCCGTAACTGACGCAGTAAATGGAACTAATGAAATTTTAAATCCTACAGCATACATCGCTCCAAACGGCGTCATCTACGTGAAAGTATTGAATGCGCAGGGCTGTTACATGATCGCTAAAGTGATTTTAGTGGTGCTTCCGCCCGTGAAATCATCTGTACTGACAGATAAGATTATCTGTATTGAAGATAAAACTACACTGGATGCAGGTCCTGGATTCAATGCATATGAATGGAGCACCGGCGCAACTACACAGGCTGTCAATAATGTAGGGGTTGGTACTTACTGGGTAAAACTAAAAACAGGAGACTGCATCACAAAACAGAGTGTAAAAGTATACGCTTCCGAAAACCCTGTGATTACTAATGTTGATATCGCCAACAGCACGGTTACTGTATTTGTAGCGGGAGGAACACCACCTTACAAATATTCAATGGATAATATCAACTGGCAGGATTCTAATGTATTTAACAGCGTTCCGAGAGGCGACAATATGCTTTATGTGAAAGATGCTTATGACTGTGAGCCTATTCATATCGGAATCGTTGTTCCAAACTTAGTGAATGTAATTACTCCAAATGGAGACGGCATTAATGATGCAGTTGATTATTCTGCATTAGCCGGCAAACAAAACTTGGTGCTGAGTATTTTTGACAGATATGGAAATAAAGTTCATCAGGCAGATAAATCTAACGGATACAAATGGAACGGTACTACCGACAGCGGCAGAAAAGTGACTACCGGAAACTACTGGTATTCTGTAACCTGGAATGAAAATGATAAAATGAATACCCCGTTCAAATTCTCAGGATGGATTATGGTAAAAAACAGAGACTAA
- a CDS encoding nuclear transport factor 2 family protein yields the protein MKDLNSLNIEHLEKWFTDESIIWIPPSKEISGKNRILALFRAIFRRYEKIEWRVCEIFSLGDQKYFYQTISVGTMTGKGIYENNICTLVHFSESGKITYLSDYFKDTKVFN from the coding sequence ATGAAAGATTTGAATTCATTAAATATTGAACATCTTGAAAAATGGTTTACTGATGAAAGTATAATCTGGATTCCTCCTTCAAAAGAGATTTCAGGGAAGAATAGAATTTTAGCATTATTCAGAGCTATTTTCAGACGTTATGAAAAGATCGAATGGCGGGTCTGCGAGATATTTTCTTTAGGAGACCAAAAGTATTTTTATCAGACTATTTCTGTTGGAACGATGACTGGAAAAGGGATTTATGAAAATAACATCTGTACTTTAGTGCACTTTTCAGAAAGCGGAAAAATCACTTATCTTTCCGATTATTTTAAAGACACCAAGGTCTTTAATTAA
- a CDS encoding DUF1572 family protein, with protein sequence MKDLFIKRFEYYKLLGDKAFGQLSEEQLFWQYNEESNSIAVIVKHVAGNMLSRWTNFLTEDGEKSWRNRDEEFVNTFKSRQEVVDFWEQGWKCLFDALAQINDENIYSVIYIRGEGHSVLDAVLRQLAHYPYHIGQMVYIAKMAKNEDWETLSIARNKSQEFNSEMKNKFSGEDLNTGSSPVCFQNSPEIREEYKQ encoded by the coding sequence ATGAAAGATCTTTTTATAAAACGTTTTGAGTATTATAAACTCCTTGGAGATAAAGCATTTGGACAGCTTTCAGAAGAGCAGTTATTCTGGCAGTACAATGAAGAAAGTAATTCTATTGCAGTTATTGTAAAACATGTTGCAGGAAATATGCTTTCCAGATGGACTAATTTTTTAACAGAAGACGGAGAGAAATCTTGGCGCAACCGTGATGAGGAATTTGTCAATACTTTTAAATCTAGGCAGGAAGTCGTTGATTTTTGGGAACAGGGCTGGAAGTGCCTTTTTGATGCTTTGGCCCAGATTAATGATGAGAATATATATTCTGTTATTTATATCAGGGGAGAAGGACACTCTGTTTTAGATGCGGTTTTGCGGCAGCTTGCTCATTACCCTTATCACATAGGACAGATGGTTTACATTGCTAAGATGGCAAAAAATGAAGACTGGGAAACGCTTTCAATTGCGAGAAATAAATCTCAGGAATTTAATTCCGAAATGAAAAATAAATTCTCAGGAGAAGATTTAAATACAGGCTCTTCACCAGTGTGTTTTCAAAACAGCCCCGAAATTAGAGAAGAATACAAACAATAG
- the mtaB gene encoding tRNA (N(6)-L-threonylcarbamoyladenosine(37)-C(2))-methylthiotransferase MtaB, with protein sequence MSHFHRTAAFHTLGCKLNFAETSTIARQLTDAGYDKVSFDDKADVYVINTCSVTENADRECKLHVKRAMKANPEGLVVIVGCYAQLKPEEISQIEGVDLVLGAKEKFNILSYLDDLEKSESEGIVHSCEIEETDFFIGSYSIGDRTRAFLKVQDGCDYKCTYCTIPLARGISRSDTIDNVVKNATEIAGRDIKEIVLTGVNIGDYGKGEFGNKRHEHTFLDLISELDKVDGIERIRISSIEPNLLKDESIELVSKSRSFVPHFHIPLQSGCDDLLKKMKRRYLTQLYRNRVSKIREVMPDAAIGVDVIVGFPGETEEKFMETYNFLNELPITYLHVFTYSERENTEAAAMEGVVPIPERKKRNKMLRILSEKKKMAFYQTQLGRTLPVLWEHENKEGKMYGFTENYVRVQKDFDQGSVNQIEFLNLEKILSDGTVSVQSSYESFLAKA encoded by the coding sequence ATGTCCCATTTTCATAGAACTGCCGCATTTCATACACTCGGCTGCAAATTAAACTTTGCAGAAACATCTACTATTGCAAGACAATTGACTGATGCGGGGTATGATAAAGTAAGTTTTGATGATAAAGCAGATGTTTATGTAATCAATACCTGTTCTGTTACTGAAAACGCAGACCGTGAATGTAAACTTCACGTAAAAAGAGCAATGAAAGCCAACCCTGAAGGCTTGGTAGTCATCGTTGGATGCTATGCACAGCTGAAGCCTGAAGAAATTTCACAAATTGAAGGAGTAGATTTGGTATTAGGAGCCAAAGAAAAATTCAATATCTTAAGTTATCTGGATGATTTAGAAAAATCAGAAAGTGAAGGGATTGTCCACTCTTGTGAAATTGAAGAAACTGATTTCTTTATCGGAAGTTACTCTATCGGCGATAGAACCAGAGCTTTTTTGAAAGTTCAGGACGGCTGTGATTATAAATGTACTTATTGTACAATTCCTTTGGCCAGAGGGATTTCTCGCTCTGATACCATAGATAATGTTGTAAAGAATGCCACGGAAATCGCTGGAAGAGACATCAAAGAAATTGTTCTTACGGGGGTAAATATCGGTGATTACGGCAAAGGAGAATTCGGAAATAAAAGACACGAACATACATTTTTAGATCTTATTTCAGAGCTTGATAAAGTAGACGGCATTGAAAGAATACGTATTTCTTCCATTGAACCTAACCTTTTGAAAGATGAAAGTATTGAATTAGTCTCTAAAAGCAGAAGTTTTGTGCCGCACTTCCACATTCCTTTACAATCTGGTTGCGACGATTTATTGAAAAAAATGAAACGCCGCTATCTTACTCAGCTTTATAGAAACAGAGTAAGCAAAATTCGTGAAGTAATGCCGGATGCAGCGATTGGTGTAGATGTTATCGTTGGCTTCCCTGGTGAAACTGAAGAAAAATTCATGGAAACCTATAATTTCCTGAATGAGCTTCCGATTACGTATCTGCACGTTTTCACTTATTCAGAAAGAGAAAATACAGAAGCTGCAGCTATGGAAGGTGTAGTTCCTATTCCTGAAAGAAAAAAACGCAATAAAATGCTTAGAATTCTCTCTGAAAAGAAGAAAATGGCATTTTATCAAACCCAGCTTGGAAGAACACTTCCTGTACTTTGGGAGCACGAAAACAAAGAAGGAAAAATGTACGGCTTCACAGAAAATTATGTGAGAGTACAGAAAGATTTTGACCAAGGGTCTGTAAATCAAATCGAATTTCTAAATTTAGAAAAAATCCTGTCAGATGGCACAGTTTCTGTGCAGTCTTCTTACGAAAGTTTTTTAGCAAAAGCATAG